In Cotesia glomerata isolate CgM1 linkage group LG8, MPM_Cglom_v2.3, whole genome shotgun sequence, the sequence ttgaaatttcaaaaaaaaattttaaatcttacaaaaaatttttaaaaaacataattttcaaaaattatgtcattcaaattaatcaataacagctttaatatttaaaaatttttatcatatatggaTTTAAACGATTGTGTTAGTACTTGTTCTAATATTTTACAggaaaaaatgtacataactaaaatatgaatgcaaataaagaatttaattgaataaatttatattattttttctttcagaatttttacaatctgagatggttacagttaccatcttcaattatagcagttataatttttaataattacaatgatcattttcgatagtaatcgttaccattattaatagtaactattacaattgtcaattATACCACCTATTAATttgtgactaattaattttattaccatttcagatagtaggagttaatatttttgtatagtaaatagtacaattaatttttctccgtgcatATAATCATTTACTTATACTTTatcgagttaaaattaattttaatttaaaaaaaaaaacctggtaaaaaatatagaaaagctaggtcttaaacgaattttaaaattataaaaattattgataattttgcgTTAGTTAGCAAAAGTGATGATTGTTAACACAAATTTAACTGTACTAAAAGACCTGTCAACAATGAGGTCAATGCTATGTCAATAATCggtctttgaattttttgcgcTGTCAATAATACATACATTCGACCTGTTGGTTTTAATTTGAtagaacaattattaaatgtattgCTATTAATGGGGCTAGGACTTTCGCAGTTGTTTAAATGAGCATTCATATGTTTAACCTcaaatttgaataaagaaaaaacgcCAACTTCCTGGCCCTagctattaaagttaattaattaaattatataagtcAAAACAATGATTAAGGtgtcctataaaaaaaaagttgacaatattgatttgaaacaggataaaaaaattcaaatattaatgATCACTAttatagtgtcaataatgggggcttttaccttagcatctcttacaatttaattaaaaacgaggctggttattttttataatgataaatataacaatttcaTTTACTTCGTGTTAACTTGAGTTAACTTCCCAAGTCGAAGGTTCTGCCGCGCCGGCTTAGTGTACAAATTTCTAGCTAATAGACGATTATTTTTAACTGCGTGAAATTTCTTTCCAAAACTTTAAACAAATCTTTCCaataatgaaaagaaaaataaaataaacaaatctcGTGGTACAAAAGGTTAGTCACATGACAATACAAGTATAACCAATGCACATATTGATCTTATGATTACTCGCCGTTCCACATACCTCGAAAACCCTCCTCAATCTTGGCATCTACAATCGACAAAAGCTTCTCCAGATAAGAACCATCTCTATCTCTATCTTAGtttagtacttttttttcttaaactcCATCCCGGTCTCCTTACTCTCGACATTCTCCAGTTCCACTCGGTCTCCAGTTTTCAACCTTACTTGCCTCTCACTTTACCACTCGCctttttattgatttagtATCGATGTTCCGTACTCCATAATACTCAATACCTATCTTGTCTAGATTTTCCTCAAATCGCGACTCCTATTCCGCATCTACCACGCttgtcattattattgatgtcctattctttttattgaagacaATGCGACATTTTAGACAAAAGTGACAAACGTTATTTTTATGCTATCATCTGAAATATTGCATGCCTTAAGTGCGAGCGTGAAGATATCCTCTATTATCGCCTAAAAATCGAGATATAAAGTAATCCCGTTCATGTAGAgagaaaaatacattttttcctcaaaaaacatgaagaaataaaaatttttctcactgTAACTTTCTTGTTAGAAAAAAGTCTTTTAGATTTGGGAAACaacattttttgataaaaatccGCAAGTTGtctatctaaaattgtttttttctacactgtaaaaaagtggTGTCaaaatggactcattttaacaccgctattTAACACCTGTGCATTAACACCGGTGTAGCGGTActcttttgcggtgttaaaaatccggtgttaaaccggtgtaacagtagaataaatttacaccgtaTCTGAATATGTAAtatgaatattacatgatccataaaacactaatattcaatatttatcaaaatgagacaagtaaaatttatttaagaattttcaatttacaaaattacgcagaaatcgatttaatgaatgttatacaacaagttaaataatatttacaatattaaatgtttaggaacaatataataattatttttatcgtaaccatgatgtttctcacaatataatggatgttttaaacatgataaattaataatttgataactttgcttttttttttcagatatttcATTTGCAAATAAACTCATATTGTAACACATAGTCTCCCATAGCTTATACAACAGCATTATATTATcattacaaaagaaaattctttGAATTTCACCGTAAATGGGTAGTTcgtaaattcttaaattttcccaaaaacgtcctaaaattttccaaaaaattgttCATCCATTAATTTCGGCACAAATAgacagctgtgcaaaaataaattatctctatgaaaatcatttaaaaaatgttcaaaattgtcgtaaaattgttctaaaaatatttcaaatttgttgtaaaaacactctaaaactgtccaagaaatgttccaaaattgtctcaaaaatatccgaaaaatgtctcaaaagtattcaaaatttattcttaaatagttaaaaaaatgttttaagattattcaaaaaaggttcCACGTAAGATTTAAGGACTAAATTTCaacttaatttctttaataaattgcattgattctaaaattattttataagtattccgaaaatcttaaaaaaaaatacttaaaaattatgaaataattactaaaatgcaCTATTTTGgagttttcaattatttatatgatgtTCTAAAATTGTCCATTAATAATGGTGTTAAAGTAACACGGATCGAAAATTTACATCGAGAGAATTTCACaccattatttcacactaCACGGCCGTGTGAAGTGCTCCGGGtccatttttacatcgaaattttttacagtatttattttaaataagcatttttatctacttaatatttcattattttaaactttctaaattaaatattaactttttttgattattcatttttaattattaaacataaaaagtttaattataaaaattgtgttagttaaaatattatcaacactcgaaaatttataacaccgatttaacaccgaaaaaaaatatttacaccgcgaACGGTGTCACTGCTACAGcgatttcggtgttgaatttaacaccgtACACCGCATAGACTCGCACCGgtttttttacaatgtaaatcaaaaatctttttttcaataagaaagttactttaaaaaaaaattttatttctttagttcaaaaataaaatagtttttaaaattttcaacaaattaattttttattacaacattgctcatttttttcaaaataaattttttctttcagtgtatatttatttatttatttccttatAAACGACCCAAGAGCCAAAAGGCCAGTAACAGGGTCTCTAAGTAAGATTATAGAAATAGCATAGTATATGAAAACTTGTCCATTCAAGCTTTGCTTTGATTAATTAACGTATAACACCAATACTTGAAGAATGCATAGTATAAGTTACCTAACTTGTTATTTCTATTACAGAACGAAAACCGCGCACTGAGACTGAAAGACTCGGGATTGGGATTATCCAGCAGTGGAGGAGGTAGTTCCGGTTCGTACGTAGAAGCTGATGGGACCGCGATGGTCATGTCATCGGAGATACTGCCTCCCCCTACGCCAGATCCTCGAGTAACTTGGAATTACTTCGACGAACAGGGGTAAGTTAATGACTTCCACATGTTGCCATTGTCTAATCGGTGTTAACGAGCGACTCTACTTACTGATGCTGCTCGTCGCTAACTTGATgaattattctatttattctcaaaaaatttaacaaactttttattacattaattaactttttgcaGATACGTATCGAGGGGGGGTCTCAGAGCCGGTGAAGATCCTTACGCacgtaataaatttaatcaagaaGCTTCCGACGGTCTTCCTAGCAATCGTGATATTCCGGATACACGCAGCGCaatgtaagttttttttttaagttatactTCTTATGGCGCATTTGGAAAAAATGAGAGTGAATTTTTAACGATGCGCGCGCATATTGACACCCGAAAAACGCCgatgaagttagctgacaactGACTTGCAACTTTCCGTAAAAACTGATTACTATATTCACTTTAACTCAGAAAACATCAAAAATAGTTCGGACAGCCCGGACCGAGAATCGAACCCGTATCTTTTGGTTACACGCCAAGAGCTCTTCCAATTAAACTATCTGAGACATGGTCCGTAATAAACCTGCAGTcacctaataattttttatttaacacaaaaacagaaaaatacttattgaaatatagtcgatataattttttagcaatAGTTATTTAAACTAATGCATATATAGTTCGAGTagctacaaaaaaaagttcagaaaacgatatttttatatttgtgaCATTATAATTCAGCTAACTATAcacttttctctcagtgtaccCATTGtgaataatgaaaatgaatttaattttttgtggaATCGCAATTACGCATATAGAGTAGTCACACGATTATAGTGATAGTCACGATACTGTTTATTGATGagtgcatattttttttctccttttttgtaataaatctctttttttaaattaaccattatagaataataaaataccgaaagttttaattgaaagctaaatttgtcaataatttatattttacaataaaaaaaatattgcaatagtacttaaaattgaaagcTCAAAGATAAAAAAGCCAGAGATGCTAAATTAAGTTGGGTAACTTTTAAAAGTCAGAGGTAAGTACTAGCTTTTTTATTGACCGGATTGGTAGATTGTATAGATATAAAGAGTACAAGAAAGATTCGAAGTAGGCAATACCATTAAGTAGCAAATTCTCTTTAACTTTACAAACTTAATCCTATCGGTTCCGGCGCTTCCTTTTTCCTTTTAAAGTTACTTGCACACTTGTACTAAActtaacatatatataacatatcatacatatatgtaagtGGCTTGGCTCTGAGGGAAGATTCACTCATCCCATTAAGATCTGAGAGCTCGACGTCCTTTATCCTCTCTCCTGACCTTAACTCCTCAAGAGCTTCCATTCCACAGCCGTAAGATCTCTAAGCTATCAGATGAAGGGTTCGATTTCATTCTCAATTCCTTCTCCTTCTTCTCTCCTACTATCCAAAGAGACTCAAGACTGAAAGCTATACTTTGATGAGATATCCGGTGAATTCTCTCGCTGTAATCAATCTTTATTCTCCTCCACTGGcttctcattaatttttaactgttTTGACACTTTATTTCCTTATAAATTACttcattatttcaaaaatgtttttgattttCTGCGTCCGAAAAAAAAGCtacttttaagaattttttgtaagattatgaataaaaatattgatgtaaGGTTTGTAAGGTTTAGTGTATATCTTTTGATAAaaagtatattaaaaaatattttattgtttatttttacctttttaaaatacaaaaatagtgatgatgatgatgaggataatgatactgaagatgatgatcatcatcatcacaatgaacataaaaattgtaattgtaattgtaatccgtacaaaaacagtttcactgtaaaaaaatcacgccaagtccacgttcataagactattaagaaaaaaaaattttatttctttacaaaaagatataaaataaaaaattaaaaaatccaagtaaccgatatggttgtatatgattttcggaaattaaaaaaaattttgttgtaaatttaaaaattaaaagaaacaattttggaacgtatttagtgtgcgtggttacgaaatatttcactttttattaaattcctaaaatctatcttctaggacttttaaaaaaaattgaagtacacaatgacgcacaccaagtacgtttcaaaattgtttcttttagtttttaaattaacaacaaaattttttttaatttccgaaaatcatatacaaccatatcggttacttggattttttaattttttattttatatctttttgtaaagaaataaaatttttttttcttaatagtcttatgaacgtggacttggcgcgatttttttacagtgaaactgtttttgtacggatttcagtattttttgtaattataataaaaattgacaattttaatttaatacattttcggtggcaaactatcctTTTTAagttaagctatagttcatgtaaaagttattcttgcgctgcctggcgtgtgtaattgcaagctgtcaaatatccttttttcactgtagttttccatctattataagattagcatgcatccttatattatttagtctctggccatccgctttttacataagaaaaaagttaaaatctaaaaatctgggtcgctatagtttgtgctgattatttttaataattttaaatagaaattataaagataattgataataatcaagtaatacgcgtaataaaaagcatgaactactattataaaatatcatataaaaaaaaaaatcaaaataaatttgaaaaaaaatttgtaacctcaaaaaaccgttctgcttacggtatatacacactcggtagtctggcttgagaactgaacttggcgccagactctaacGAGTCTGTTGAATTTATTGACAAGGCCGTAGGACAAAGTCTTCTAACGGCCTAAAGATAATACAAAGGATATGTACAGAgtactttataaaaatagcatatgaaatttaacaatgaacaaaatattaaataagtttaacaagaaaataataatatttaaggtCTCTCAACGTCATTTAAAactgaaatgaaaaatattcaaaagaaaaGGCAAATCTTAATTGCACAAGGTTATCACAAAAAATGTAGAGAATTGTCTTTGCACAAGTTGACGACTAAATGTCTCTAGAATTACAAATAACACACACAGGAAAAAACTAAGGCAACGCACTTGCGACCTCAGCCAGCTCTATAGCCATGAGATGATTATAGCAGCTGGTTTTGAACTCTGCTAGAGATGTTGAAGTTGTAATTGTTGACGGTAAAGAGTTCCAAAATGCAGTGCCTACGACCAGGAACGAGTGCTGCAAAGTTGATGTGCGAGGAATTGGCGCAATAAGCGTATCAGTCCGGTTATTGTCTCTGTGCCGAGCAACGTTGTGATTCATTCTGATGCGCTCACACAACAAGGCATTCTTGTTTAACATCAGCATGCCGTAGAATATGCAGCCTAACAAATACACCGTCGATTATAAGGCGATAGCCATTCGAGGTCAAGCCGAGGTTCACTGATATGCTCTCCACGTCGCTTACGCAACACGAACCGTACACAATTGTTCAGCGTAACTGTTAGCTTTTTCTCAAGATTTAGATTTAAGTTTGTAAGAGCCACTGCACAGTAATCAAAGACTGGAAGGACCAAGCTGGTAACGATCTGCCGTTTCAGATTGATGTTGAGTTCATTAACCGATTGACGTAGACGATACAGCATTATTGATGCAGTACTACATGTTCTTGCAACCTGATCCACCCAAGACagtcttggatcaagaataACACCCAGATACTTGAAGCTGATCACGTACTCAATATCTTCGCCAGCAAGGACCAGAGCTGGTGTCTGATCAAGCTGAATGAGATTCACATTAAACGCACTGCCCAAAATCATAGCTTTAGTCTTAGAGGCGTTGATCTTCAACTTATTACGCTGACAACAATCCGCCACTGCTGCTAAATCTTCATTCATCCTCTCAATACCATCATCAAGTTCGGATACTTTACAAGTAAGATAAATTGCACCATCGTCGGCAAAGAAAAGATGACTGCAATATCGCAAGCACTTCGGAAGGTCGTTAATGAAGAGAGAAAACAGTAACGGGCCAGGAACACTACCTTGTGGCACACCAGCACAGCAGTTCCGCCAGGTAAATAGCTTCTCACCATCTCTTATTGCGTGCTTCCTTTCTGATAGATAACTGTACATCCAGCGAATGACTTCAATCGAAAAGCCAAGTTCAAAGAGTTTGTTCAAGAGGAGCAAGTGATCGACGGAATCAAATGACTTGGTTAAGTCAAGTAACACTGCCAGAGTAACTAGCTGTTCATCGATGCCAAAACGCACGTCATCAACAAACTTAATCACAGCAGTCTGTGTGCCCATACCTTGTCAAAAACCGGTTTGCCGCGAATCTAGTACATCATAATCATTCAAGAACCTAGCAACTTGGTTCAGCACAACACGCTCACATACTTAAGACATTGCGCAAAGTATCGAGATAGGGCGCATGTCtaaaatgataatgatgatgttgataataatgataataatgacgatgatgatgatcatCATCACAATGaacataaaaatgataatgataataataatgacgatgatgatgatgataatggtggtaataatgataatgataatgatgatgacaGCAAATTTCTCCAACTGCTTTTTTCAACAGTGATCGTGTTTATCCCGCCATAAAGATTTGATAAATTCACATTATGGTCATTAAGGGGAGCGATCCATGTAACTGTCTTATTTTTGGCCGTTTTTCAAAGCtttagaaaatttagaaaGAATAAATGAATCTTTCCGAGAGTCAGCATATCCATTCATCATGTGTTCAAATAcaagaaacaaaaattttttcttaattttttttttaaatggccGCCGTACTGATTAAGTTTCCTGAGACCTCCGCGGAAAAAAACGCCAATCGGCAGGATTTTTAGCGTTTGTTGTAGTGATACAAAATCCAAAATCATGGTTGGACAGTGTTCACAAAACATGTATTTTCTAGTTGAACCtataaaagattaaaaaagtaaaaaaatccCAGATTGGTAGGcctcagaaaaaaaa encodes:
- the LOC123271049 gene encoding uncharacterized protein LOC123271049, which translates into the protein MVRSYLPGGTAVLVCHKVVFLARYCFLSSLTTFRSACDIAVIFSLPTMVQFILLVKYPNLINASKTKAMILGSAFNVNLIQLDQTPALVLAGEDIEYVISFKYLGVILDPRLSWVDQVARTCSTASIMLYRLRQSVNELNINLKRQIVTSLVLPVFDYCAVALTNLNLNLEKKLTVTLNNCVRFVLRKRRGEHISEPRLDLEWLSPYNRRCIC